A window of the Bufo gargarizans isolate SCDJY-AF-19 chromosome 1, ASM1485885v1, whole genome shotgun sequence genome harbors these coding sequences:
- the LOC122933771 gene encoding trichoplein keratin filament-binding protein, whose protein sequence is MALPTLPSSWHSRSRLLEKQIVRHREQEARFRNEWDMTNQYFRQSDVCSSKQAQWSSRVSYEQSMNAYHREKQKEEKRRNLERRREELRKLLQEERDLLEAELQELSRNRDPDIASMREKAEGLKSAREERRKKLAEELLYEQWKTSNMKLREVESSLHKKHVVDAWAEQVTEKDQEKLAEEEEKKRFENQYEFARKEALENMKKQEERRRQAEKERAEVLQQQMEELQLRDLEAQKLKKEQEDLLRQQWEVEELQEERKKIEDRRKKIELGHFLSRQYTAQMKRRARMVQEELETDMKILAALISKEDEEQRLHSARREQAAADAAWMKRVIEEQLHLERQREAELDTLFREEARHVWEKREAEWDRERNARNRLMREVLTGRQLQIQEKIEQNKRAQRESLKSREQLIRELEEFKQLTSREKKEEEELKTARKLELEAQISERRLQEREAMMRLEEEEREEKLAEEEDEYLAEQEAEIMTERGYQDKVFSRPRPAWS, encoded by the exons ATGGCATTACCTACGCTCCCATCATCCTGGCACAGTCGTAGCAGATTGCTAGAGAAGCAGATTGTGCGTCACAGAGAACAAGAGGCCCGATTCCGGAATGAGTGGGATATGACCAACCAGTATTTCAGGCAGTCAGATGTCTGCAGCAGTAAACAGGCCCAGTGGAGTTCACGGGTTTCATATGAGCAGAG TATGAATGCTTACCACCGGGAGAAGCAGAAAGAGGAGAAAAGAAGGAACTTAGAGCGACGAAGAGAAGAGCTACGCAAACTGTTACAGGAAGAACGAGATCTACTTGAGGCGGAACTCCAGGAGCTCTCTCGAAACAGGGATCCTGATATCGCTAGCATGAGAGAGAAAGCTGAGGGGCTGAAGTCAGCACGGGAGGAAAGGAGGAAAAAG CTCGCAGAGGAGTTACTGTACGAGCAGTGGAAGACGAGCAATATGAAGCTTCGTGAG GTGGAGTCCAGTTTACATAAAAAGCATGTGGTTGATGCCTGGGCTGAGCAAGTCACAGAGAAGGATCAG gaAAAATTAGCTGAGGAAGAAGAGAAGAAGAGGTTTGAAAACCAGTATGAGTTTGCCAGAAAAGAGGCCTTGGAGAATATGAAGAAGCAGGAAGAGAGGCGTCGTCAAGCAGAAAAGGAACGTGCTGAGGTCCTACAACAGCAAATGGAGGAGCTTCAGTTGAGGGACCTGGAG GCTCAGAAATTAAAGAAGGAACAGGAAGACTTATTGAGACAACAGTGGGAAGTGGAGGAGCTTCAGGAGGAGAGGAAGAAAATTGAGGATCGTAGGAAGAAAATAGAACTCGG TCACTTCCTGAGTCGTCAGTACACCGCACAGATGAAGAGAAGAGCCCGCATGGTACAGGAAGAACTG GAAACGGACATGAAGATACTAGCAGCACTTATCAGTAAAGAAGATGAGGAGCAACGCTTGCATTCCGCTAGAAGGGAGCAGGCAGCTGCTGATGCAGCCTGGATGAAACGCGTCATTGAGGAGCAGCTTCATCTGGAGAGGCAGAGAGAAGCAGAGCTTGATACTCTCTTCAG GGAAGAAGCAAGACATGTGTGGGAGAAAAGAGAGGCGGAATGGGACAGAGAGAGGAATGCACGGAATCGCTTGATGAGAGAG GTGCTGACAGGAAGGCAGCTTCAGATTCAGGAGAAAATAGAACAGAATAAACGTGCACAGAGGGAATCGTTAAAGTCTCGTGAACAGCTCATCCGAGAGCTTGAAGAGTTCAAGCAACTGACTTCTAgagagaaaaaagaggaggaagaacTGAAGACAGCTCGAAAGCTGGAACTGGAGGCACAG ATTTCTGAGCGGCGCTTGCAAGAGAGAGAGGCCATGATGCGCCTGGAAGAGGAGGAAAGAGAAGAGAAATTGGCTGAGGAAGAAGACGAGTATTTGGCAGAACAAGAGGCAGAGATCATGACAGAGAGGGGTTATCAGGACAAG gTGTTTAGTCGACCCCGGCCCGCCTGGTCATGA